In Frondihabitans sp. PAMC 28766, a genomic segment contains:
- a CDS encoding acyltransferase family protein yields the protein MVAEGAGVARHRARRAGTGPPERALRLEIQAARAIAIASVVVYHFWPGRLPGGYVGVDIFFAISGYLITGHIAKPVSAGTFSFRAFYARRAWRLLPAALTTLAVSTILTFVFVPQTLWQDFGEQIAASALYVENWTLAANSVDYSALNANSSIVQHFWSLSTEEQFYAVWPLILWLCAVVARRRHQLNRAFAVALGAVFVLSIAYSIVDTTHSPASYFITTTRAYEFAAGGLLWLALQRVRLPDAVAAAASWVGLAVIAVTLVTFSAATPFPSGTALLPIVGVALIVAGGMPRARWAPSVVFRLSPVQWLGDVSYSLYLWHWPLLIVAPYALGVPAGRPLPGGAKIAVLVLALVLADVSRRFIEKPLIAYSGARLRSPRPRYRSVLVFAVAAMLVVAVPSSGLAASVAIRSHESSPLAAAVRGLRVTKCLGAAAIRPGADCGQVATSAIVPSALQAASDDFGQQAGKGCQIDGTEPEPAVCTFGDKHSSVRIALVGDSHATNYAPALQLIADAHHWSLTTYLRSGCPLTSAAASVGAVCERWNEQVEAQLTAKKFDVVFVAALSDTPVPYPGLASVAALTSAHRDVSAAGYAKAWAPIMKAGSTVVALRDDPDPQLAGVRDEPTCVAQYGDGPQCDVSQKLSLIDDPLAQAARTTQGVALIDSTDLFCRDGVCPAVIGGVQVYRQFQHVTQTYMRTMAPYLEPRIVSIVAAAAARR from the coding sequence GTGGTCGCCGAAGGCGCCGGTGTCGCGCGGCACCGCGCCCGCCGGGCGGGAACGGGGCCGCCCGAACGGGCGCTTCGGCTCGAGATCCAGGCCGCCCGGGCGATCGCGATCGCGTCGGTCGTCGTCTATCACTTCTGGCCGGGCCGCCTGCCGGGCGGTTACGTCGGCGTCGACATCTTCTTCGCGATCTCGGGGTACCTCATCACGGGTCATATCGCGAAACCCGTGTCGGCAGGCACGTTCAGCTTCCGTGCGTTCTACGCCCGGCGCGCCTGGCGGCTGCTGCCCGCCGCACTGACCACGCTCGCCGTCTCGACGATCCTGACCTTCGTCTTCGTGCCTCAGACGCTCTGGCAGGACTTCGGCGAGCAGATCGCGGCGAGCGCCCTCTACGTGGAGAACTGGACCCTGGCCGCGAATTCCGTCGACTACTCGGCCCTGAACGCGAACTCGAGCATCGTGCAGCACTTCTGGTCGCTGTCGACCGAAGAGCAGTTCTACGCGGTGTGGCCGTTGATCCTGTGGCTCTGCGCGGTGGTGGCCCGAAGGCGTCATCAACTGAATCGGGCCTTCGCCGTCGCTCTCGGAGCCGTCTTCGTGCTCTCGATCGCATACTCCATCGTCGACACCACCCACTCTCCCGCGTCGTACTTCATCACGACGACCCGCGCGTATGAGTTCGCGGCCGGCGGCCTGCTCTGGCTGGCGCTTCAGCGCGTCCGCCTGCCCGACGCGGTCGCGGCCGCCGCGAGCTGGGTCGGCCTCGCGGTGATCGCCGTGACGCTCGTCACCTTCAGTGCCGCGACCCCCTTCCCCAGCGGCACGGCCCTCCTTCCGATCGTCGGGGTGGCGCTGATCGTCGCCGGCGGGATGCCCCGGGCACGCTGGGCCCCTTCGGTCGTGTTCCGGCTCTCGCCCGTGCAGTGGCTCGGCGACGTCTCGTATTCGCTCTACCTGTGGCACTGGCCGCTGCTGATCGTGGCACCGTACGCGCTCGGAGTCCCGGCGGGGCGGCCGCTGCCGGGGGGCGCGAAGATCGCGGTGCTGGTGCTGGCGCTCGTCCTGGCGGACGTGTCGCGCCGCTTCATCGAGAAGCCGCTCATCGCGTACTCCGGCGCCCGACTCCGTTCACCACGACCGCGCTATCGCAGCGTCCTGGTGTTCGCGGTCGCGGCCATGCTCGTCGTGGCCGTCCCGTCCTCGGGCCTCGCCGCCAGTGTGGCCATTCGATCGCACGAGTCGTCGCCTCTGGCCGCCGCCGTCAGAGGTCTGCGGGTGACGAAGTGCCTCGGCGCCGCTGCCATCCGCCCCGGTGCGGACTGCGGGCAGGTCGCGACGTCGGCCATCGTTCCGAGCGCTCTGCAGGCCGCGTCCGACGACTTCGGGCAGCAGGCGGGCAAGGGCTGCCAGATCGACGGGACCGAGCCGGAGCCCGCCGTCTGCACCTTCGGCGACAAGCACAGCTCGGTGCGCATCGCTCTGGTCGGCGACTCGCACGCGACGAACTACGCCCCCGCGCTGCAGCTCATCGCCGACGCGCACCACTGGAGCCTGACCACCTACCTGCGCTCGGGGTGCCCTCTCACGTCGGCAGCGGCCTCGGTCGGCGCGGTCTGCGAGCGGTGGAACGAGCAGGTCGAAGCGCAACTCACAGCGAAGAAGTTCGACGTTGTGTTCGTCGCGGCCCTCTCCGACACCCCCGTCCCCTACCCGGGCCTGGCGTCGGTGGCGGCTCTGACGTCGGCCCATCGGGATGTCTCCGCCGCCGGCTACGCGAAGGCCTGGGCTCCGATCATGAAAGCGGGCTCGACCGTCGTGGCGTTGCGCGATGATCCCGACCCGCAGCTCGCGGGCGTCCGCGACGAGCCGACCTGCGTCGCGCAGTACGGTGACGGGCCCCAGTGCGACGTCTCACAGAAACTCTCCCTGATCGACGATCCGCTGGCCCAGGCGGCCAGGACAACGCAGGGTGTCGCCCTCATCGACTCCACCGATCTCTTCTGCCGAGACGGCGTCTGCCCGGCGGTGATCGGCGGCGTCCAGGTGTACCGGCAGTTCCAGCATGTGACGCAGACGTACATGCGCACGATGGCGCCGTATCTGGAGCCTCGGATCGTCTCCATCGTCGCAGCGGCTGCCGCGAGAAGGTGA
- a CDS encoding PLP-dependent aminotransferase family protein, producing the protein MSTVITGTGPFPLGTRALVQLLGEWRRGGRAHAELADKLDLLLIDGRIRSGTRLPAEREMAAALGVSRTTIVTAYRTLRERGVLRSVQGSGSILELARGRGSDVAVRPLSIDLSKAVLDAWPDLPRFAARAAARLPEHLGAGIDLFGMPELRRLIADRYTQAGAPTSPDEILVTLGAQHAIGLIARTVLGRADRVLVESPSYTHALDAFRAAGARLVASPVGPHGIDMDDVEAILRDGRPTLAYLMPDFHNPTGATMPMAARERLLAVAARTSTVLLIDETTRDLDIDRPFSTPPMAALPHRGATVVTVGSLSKTVWSGVRIGWIRAEHHMIDRIAAARPASDMGNGVLEQLVACEALTHLDEILAGRRESLRASRDQLMRLLADDLPEWDVPAVDGGLAIWVGLGAPLSSALALAARDQGVTITSGSRFGIDGAFERNIRIPISTSGLIAVDAIGRLARAWRTLGAPRVVSPEAALVV; encoded by the coding sequence ATGTCCACAGTGATCACCGGCACCGGCCCCTTCCCCCTCGGCACACGCGCGCTCGTGCAGCTGCTCGGCGAGTGGCGCCGCGGGGGTCGCGCGCACGCCGAGCTCGCCGACAAGCTCGACCTTCTGCTGATCGACGGCCGCATCCGCTCGGGCACCCGGCTGCCGGCCGAACGCGAGATGGCGGCCGCCCTCGGGGTCAGCCGCACCACGATCGTCACGGCCTACCGCACACTGCGCGAGCGGGGCGTGCTGCGCAGCGTCCAGGGCTCGGGCAGCATCCTCGAGCTCGCCCGTGGCCGCGGCTCCGACGTCGCGGTGCGCCCGCTCTCGATCGACCTCAGCAAGGCCGTGCTCGATGCGTGGCCCGATCTGCCCCGGTTCGCGGCCCGGGCTGCAGCGCGGCTGCCCGAGCACCTGGGCGCCGGAATCGACCTGTTCGGCATGCCCGAGCTGCGGCGCCTCATCGCCGACCGCTACACGCAGGCCGGTGCGCCCACGTCGCCCGACGAGATCCTGGTCACGCTCGGGGCGCAGCACGCCATCGGGCTGATCGCCCGCACGGTGCTCGGCCGTGCCGACCGAGTGCTCGTCGAGTCGCCGAGCTACACCCACGCGCTCGACGCCTTCCGCGCGGCGGGTGCGCGGCTCGTGGCCAGCCCGGTCGGGCCGCACGGCATCGACATGGACGACGTGGAGGCGATCCTGCGCGACGGGCGCCCGACGCTCGCCTACCTGATGCCCGACTTCCACAACCCGACGGGCGCCACGATGCCGATGGCCGCCCGGGAGCGTCTGCTCGCGGTCGCGGCGCGCACAAGCACCGTGCTGCTGATCGACGAGACGACGCGCGACCTCGACATCGACCGGCCCTTCTCGACCCCGCCGATGGCGGCCCTGCCGCACCGCGGCGCGACAGTGGTCACCGTCGGGTCGCTCAGCAAGACGGTGTGGAGCGGGGTGCGTATCGGCTGGATCCGCGCCGAGCACCACATGATCGACAGGATCGCCGCCGCCCGGCCGGCCTCCGACATGGGCAACGGGGTGCTCGAGCAGCTCGTGGCGTGCGAGGCGCTGACTCACCTCGACGAGATCCTGGCGGGCCGTCGCGAATCGTTGCGCGCCAGTCGCGACCAGCTGATGCGGCTGCTCGCCGATGATCTGCCCGAGTGGGACGTGCCGGCGGTCGACGGCGGCCTCGCCATCTGGGTGGGGCTCGGGGCGCCACTCAGCTCGGCCCTCGCGCTGGCCGCGCGCGACCAGGGGGTCACGATCACCTCGGGCTCGCGGTTCGGCATCGACGGCGCATTCGAGCGCAACATCAGGATCCCGATCTCGACGTCCGGGCTGATCGCTGTGGATGCCATCGGCCGGCTGGCGCGAGCATGGCGGACGCTCGGCGCGCCCCGGGTGGTCTCGCCCGAGGCCGCGCTCGTGGTCTAG
- a CDS encoding MFS transporter: protein MSPPNTVAVFEGHDRGSKPYRRILLALFFAGIATFAQLYSVQGVLPLVSRDLHVAPAQAALSVSAATIGLAAGVLPWSWAADRFGRLTVMRVSLVAACVAGVIVPFLPGLTSILILRVVEGFALGGVPAIAVTYLHEEVTRAWAAVAAGTYVSGTTLGGLLGRIVAAPIGEAAGWRVGVLVVVLVSAAATVVFALLVPVPRGFVRRDVPAGDVLRTAGRQLRTPGLVVLFAQGLLLMGGFVAVYNYLSFRLEAKPFDLTPSESALLFFAYLAGTVSSRVAGGLVVRAGRHVVLVTSIGVMVGGVLLTLAPSLWAIVPGLVILTAGFFGAHSVASGWVGARAEPEHRAQAASLYNLFYYAGSSVVGWSAGFAFAGAAWPGVVTLVVVLAAAAGVWALVDGARSRLPSR, encoded by the coding sequence ATGAGCCCGCCGAACACCGTCGCCGTGTTCGAAGGGCACGACCGCGGGTCGAAGCCGTACCGTCGCATCCTGCTGGCCCTCTTCTTCGCCGGCATCGCGACCTTTGCACAGCTGTACTCGGTGCAGGGCGTACTGCCGCTCGTCTCGCGCGACCTCCACGTGGCGCCGGCTCAGGCCGCGCTCTCCGTCTCGGCGGCCACGATCGGGCTGGCGGCGGGCGTGCTGCCGTGGTCGTGGGCAGCCGACCGGTTCGGGCGCCTGACGGTGATGCGCGTCTCGCTGGTGGCGGCCTGCGTCGCCGGGGTGATCGTGCCCTTCCTGCCCGGGTTGACCAGCATTCTGATCCTGCGGGTCGTCGAGGGCTTCGCGCTGGGCGGCGTCCCCGCGATCGCCGTCACGTACCTGCACGAAGAGGTCACTCGCGCGTGGGCGGCCGTCGCTGCAGGCACGTACGTGTCGGGGACGACGCTGGGCGGTCTGCTCGGGCGCATCGTGGCCGCCCCGATCGGCGAGGCGGCCGGCTGGCGCGTGGGCGTACTGGTCGTGGTGCTCGTCTCGGCCGCCGCGACGGTGGTGTTCGCGCTGCTCGTGCCGGTGCCGCGCGGGTTCGTGCGGCGCGACGTCCCCGCGGGCGACGTGCTGCGGACGGCCGGGCGACAGCTCCGCACTCCGGGCCTCGTCGTGCTGTTCGCGCAGGGCCTGCTCTTGATGGGCGGGTTCGTCGCCGTCTACAACTACCTGTCGTTCCGGCTCGAGGCGAAGCCGTTCGACCTCACCCCGTCCGAGTCCGCCCTTCTCTTCTTCGCCTACCTGGCCGGCACGGTGTCATCGCGCGTCGCCGGCGGTCTCGTCGTGCGCGCGGGCCGACACGTGGTGCTGGTGACGTCGATCGGGGTCATGGTCGGCGGCGTCCTGCTGACGCTGGCGCCGAGTCTGTGGGCGATCGTGCCCGGCCTCGTGATCCTGACGGCCGGGTTCTTCGGAGCCCACTCGGTGGCCTCCGGCTGGGTGGGCGCCCGTGCCGAGCCCGAGCACCGCGCTCAAGCCGCGTCGCTCTACAACCTGTTCTATTACGCAGGATCGAGCGTGGTCGGCTGGTCGGCCGGCTTCGCTTTCGCCGGCGCCGCCTGGCCCGGCGTGGTGACGCTCGTCGTCGTGCTCGCTGCGGCAGCCGGCGTATGGGCTCTCGTCGACGGCGCGCGGTCACGCCTGCCGTCGCGCTGA
- a CDS encoding isochorismatase family protein — protein MTTLTDRPGSALLVIDVQKGVVADAFDRDAVVANIKGLVDRARVEAVPVIWVQHSDEGLDFGSDDWRIVPELDPRDGEPVIHKKYGDTFEATDLEDLLAGLEVGRLVVAGAQTDACVRSTLHGAFARGYDATLVSDAHTTDDETEWGAPAPDKVIAHTNLYWTYQTAPGRTAGTATAAEVELTTPV, from the coding sequence ATGACCACGCTCACCGACCGCCCGGGCTCCGCTCTCCTCGTCATCGACGTGCAGAAGGGGGTCGTCGCCGACGCGTTCGACCGCGATGCTGTCGTCGCGAACATCAAGGGCCTCGTCGATCGAGCCCGAGTCGAGGCGGTGCCCGTGATCTGGGTGCAGCACTCCGACGAGGGCCTCGACTTCGGCAGCGACGACTGGCGGATCGTCCCCGAGCTCGATCCACGCGACGGCGAGCCTGTGATCCACAAGAAGTACGGCGACACCTTCGAGGCCACCGACCTCGAAGACCTGCTGGCCGGGCTCGAGGTGGGGCGGCTCGTCGTCGCCGGGGCTCAGACCGATGCCTGCGTCAGGTCGACGCTGCACGGCGCGTTCGCCCGCGGCTACGACGCGACGCTGGTCAGCGACGCGCACACCACCGACGACGAGACCGAGTGGGGCGCGCCGGCGCCCGACAAGGTCATCGCGCACACCAACCTCTACTGGACGTACCAGACGGCCCCCGGCCGCACCGCCGGCACCGCGACGGCCGCCGAGGTCGAGCTGACGACTCCCGTCTGA
- a CDS encoding DUF2510 domain-containing protein produces the protein MSDEKSNGYIPAPAGWYPEPSGAPGSRWWDGAAWTAQTAPPVAFAVAPGSGYAPHWERPELQPATSAWTVFIWLIVLLPLVSIPASFLYSTSYRFETIGPEHVRTIDPGSVYTPGYFVALGATFAIYGATVVLAYFDRRELARRGVVRPFAWAWTFLFAPVYVIGRTVIAHQVGATRAFWPMWVMIVVFVAGLVVSIARSSALLHSLY, from the coding sequence GTGAGCGACGAGAAGTCGAACGGATACATCCCCGCCCCCGCCGGGTGGTACCCAGAGCCGTCCGGGGCTCCCGGGTCTCGCTGGTGGGACGGCGCCGCGTGGACCGCGCAGACCGCCCCACCCGTCGCCTTCGCGGTCGCACCCGGATCCGGGTACGCGCCGCACTGGGAGCGACCGGAGCTGCAGCCCGCGACGTCGGCGTGGACCGTCTTCATCTGGCTGATCGTGCTCCTGCCGCTCGTCAGCATCCCCGCGAGCTTCCTGTACTCGACGTCGTATCGGTTCGAGACGATCGGCCCGGAGCACGTACGCACCATCGACCCCGGCTCGGTCTACACGCCGGGCTACTTCGTCGCTCTCGGCGCGACCTTCGCGATCTACGGCGCCACCGTCGTGCTCGCCTACTTCGATCGTCGTGAACTCGCGCGGCGTGGTGTCGTGCGACCCTTCGCCTGGGCGTGGACCTTCCTGTTTGCGCCGGTCTACGTGATCGGCCGAACGGTGATCGCGCACCAGGTCGGTGCGACGCGCGCGTTCTGGCCGATGTGGGTCATGATCGTGGTCTTCGTCGCGGGGCTGGTGGTCAGCATCGCGCGGTCGAGCGCGCTGCTCCACTCCCTCTACTGA